In the genome of Candidatus Nitrosotenuis sp. DW1, one region contains:
- a CDS encoding 4Fe-4S dicluster domain-containing protein yields MPIDEHFPQGLKPIGKIMHADGEHFHFMWGPGRSDAECFSNHDVIAAYEARGETQVPLGVSGTMVAVDWDSCVADGACIEACPVQVFQWYRTEMDIPAKDVVGKTFAGTGSSVKEERKDLTDKADPIREHDCIWCMACVSVCPPQAIKVDQSNLEAHEKAAGTFIKLTGGENPHAHD; encoded by the coding sequence ATGCCAATAGACGAACATTTCCCACAGGGATTAAAACCAATAGGCAAAATTATGCACGCCGATGGAGAACACTTTCACTTTATGTGGGGACCAGGCAGAAGCGACGCAGAATGCTTCTCAAACCATGATGTAATCGCAGCATACGAGGCACGTGGTGAGACACAGGTTCCATTAGGTGTCAGTGGCACAATGGTTGCAGTCGACTGGGATTCTTGTGTGGCAGATGGAGCATGTATTGAGGCTTGCCCAGTACAAGTATTCCAATGGTACAGAACCGAAATGGACATTCCAGCAAAAGATGTTGTTGGTAAGACATTTGCAGGTACAGGCTCTTCAGTTAAAGAAGAACGCAAAGACCTCACAGACAAAGCAGATCCAATCAGAGAACATGATTGCATCTGGTGTATGGCTTGCGTATCAGTTTGCCCACCTCAAGCTATCAAGGTTGATCAATCAAACTTGGAAGCACATGAGAAAGCAGCTGGAACCTTCATCAAATTAACTGGTGGAGAAAACCCACACGCACACGACTAG
- a CDS encoding translation initiation factor IF-6 produces the protein MNIFKYDVYRGPNIGIYTKANDSFVFIPNGFAETKASTLSSHLQVEPLFTSVANTRLIGTLMVVNNHGMLIPNISFEHELSHLKKATGLNVQVLDVKVTALGNMMCVNDKGGVVSPKIPKEALKTIQDTLGIEVIQKKIAGYHQAGAMAYANNHGGIIHPETDDDDIKAISDVLKVRMEPATINGGIPYVASGILANNKAIVVGNLTNGPEIMMLTRAFTD, from the coding sequence TTGAATATTTTCAAATATGACGTATATCGAGGGCCAAACATAGGCATTTACACTAAGGCAAACGACAGTTTTGTTTTCATACCGAACGGTTTTGCGGAAACAAAAGCAAGTACGCTGTCGTCCCATTTGCAAGTAGAGCCTTTGTTCACGTCGGTGGCAAATACGAGGCTCATTGGAACCCTGATGGTAGTAAACAACCACGGAATGCTCATTCCAAACATTTCCTTTGAGCATGAGCTATCACACTTGAAAAAGGCAACCGGCCTTAACGTCCAAGTGCTGGATGTAAAGGTGACGGCATTAGGCAACATGATGTGCGTTAACGACAAGGGTGGTGTGGTATCACCAAAAATTCCAAAGGAGGCACTAAAGACAATTCAAGACACGTTAGGAATCGAGGTAATTCAGAAAAAAATTGCAGGGTATCACCAGGCAGGAGCCATGGCGTATGCAAACAATCATGGCGGCATAATTCATCCAGAAACTGATGACGATGACATCAAGGCAATTTCTGACGTACTTAAAGTAAGGATGGAGCCTGCAACAATAAACGGCGGAATACCGTATGTCGCGTCTGGAATTTTGGCAAACAACAAGGCAATCGTGGTAGGAAACTTGACAAACGGCCCTGAAATAATGATGCTCACGCGCGCGTTCACAGATTGA